One window from the genome of Osmerus mordax isolate fOsmMor3 chromosome 19, fOsmMor3.pri, whole genome shotgun sequence encodes:
- the mark2a gene encoding serine/threonine-protein kinase MARK2 isoform X2, whose translation MSTRAPTLTIEHSSNQSHTDSKAGRRPSMPRCRNSVATTADDQPHIGNYRLLKTIGKGNFAKVKLARHVLTGKEVAVKIIDKTQLNSSSLQKLFREVRIMKLLNHPNIVKLFEVIETEKTLYLIMEYASGGEVFDYLVAHGRMKEKEARAKFRQIVSAVQYCHQKCIVHRDLKAENLLLDADMNIKIADFGFSNEFTLGNKLDTFCGSPPYAAPELFQGKKYDGPEVDVWSLGVILYTLVSGSLPFDGQNLKELRERVLRGKYRIPFYMSTDCENLLKKFLILNPTKRGSLEQIMKDRWMNVGQEEEELKPYVEPQPDYKDPKRTGQHPDQRAGGWKRDIMLQMGYSQEEIQDSLVNQKYNDVMATYLLLDYRNSELDECINTSIKPRPGSDMTNSNTHSPSHKVQRSTSSNQKPRRATDAGSSASKRAQGDSKNTVEDYARKGSSASTKVPASPLSSVDRKRGTPTPSTNSILSTGTSRSRNSPVPERDTLGVQNGKDSFNTPGSRASTASAAAVLTSSSSRPRHQKSLSTSAHPSPPDLHAHRPSTAPQRVPVASPSAHNISSSTATDRTNFPRGVASRSTFHAGQQRATRDQHASAYNGPPASPSLSHGNSQARRPGASGIFSKFTSKFVRRNLSFRFPRRSPYEGEGQDEVCRPMLTTAEKLEKGNLGSAGDENKDSLSSASTVAAPNQASKDTKPRSLRFTWSMKTTSSMEPGEMMKEIRKVLDSNSCEFELRERYMLLCVSGNPARDDFVQWEMEVCKLPRLSLNGVRFKRISGTSIAFKNIASKVANELKL comes from the exons TCTCACACCGACTCCAAGGCGGGCAGGCGGCCCAGCATGCCGCGATGCCGCAACTCGGTTGCCACGACGGCCGACGACCAGCCTCACATCGGCAACTACCGTCTTCTGAAGACCATCGGCAAGGGCAACTTCGCCAAGGTGAAGCTGGCTCGCCACGTCCTCACGgggaaagag gtGGCGGTGAAAATCATAGACAAAACTCAGTTGAACTCCTCCAGTCTTCAGAAG ctgtttCGAGAAGTCAGGATCATGAAGTTGCTGAATCACCCGAATATTG TTAAGTTATTTGAAGTCATTGAGACAGAGAAGACACTCTACTTGATCATGGAGTACGCCAGCGGAG GTGAGGTGTTCGATTACCTGGTGGCTCACGgcagaatgaaagagaaagaagctCGAGCCAAATTCAGACAG ATTGTGTCAGCGGTGCAGTACTGTCACCAAAAGTGCATTGTTCACAGAGACCTAAAG GCAGAGAACTTGCTTCTGGATGCTGACATGAACATCAAGATAGCAGACTTCGGCTTCAGCAACGAGTTCACCCTGGGGAACAAGCTGGACACCTTCTGTGGCTCCCCCCCCTACGCCGCACCGGAGCTCTTCCAG ggTAAGAAGTATGACGGGCCCGAGGTGGATGTGTGGAGCCTGGGGGTCATCCTCTACACGCTGGTCAGCGGCTCGCTGCCCTTCGATGGGCAGAACCTTAAG gagcTGCGTGAGCGAGTGTTGCGGGGGAAGTACAGGATCCCCTTCTACATGTCCACGGACTGCGAGAACCTGCTCAAGAAGTTCCTCATCCTGAACCCGACCAAGCGAGGCAGCCTGGAG CAGATCATGAAGGACCGCTGGATGAACgtgggccaggaggaggaggagctgaagcccTACGTGGAGCCCCAGCCCGACTACAAGGACCCCAAGAGGACAGGTCAGCACCCCGACCAGCGAGcaggggggtggaagagag ATATCATGCTTCAGATGGGATATTCTCAAGAAGAGATCCAGGACTCTCTCGTCAACCAAAAATACAACGACGTCATGGCAACATACTTGTTACTGGACTACAGAAACTCAGAG ctggaCGAGTGCATCAACACGTCTATCAAGCCACGCCCAGGAAGTGACATGACgaacagcaacacacactccccttcTCACAAGGTACAGCGAAGCACCTCGTCCAATCAGAAGCCCAGGAGAGCAACAGATGCGG GATCATCTGCCTCCAAGCGCGCTCAGGGGGACAGTAAGAACACGGTGGAGGACTACGCCAGGAAGGGCTCGTCCGCCTCCACCAAGGTCCCCGCCAGCCCGCTCTCCTCGGTGGACAGGAAGAGGGGCACCCCGACCCCTTCCACT AACAGCATCCTGTCCACCGGGACGAGTCGCAGCCGCAACTCCCCTGTCCCGGAGAGGGACACCCTGGGCGTCCAGAACGGCAAGGACAG cTTCAACACTCCAGGGTCTCGGGCCTCCACAGCCTCCGCTGCTGCcgtcctcacttcctcctcctcccgcccccgACATCAAAAATCCCTGTCCACCTccgcccaccccagccccccagaccTGCACGCACACCGTCCCAG CACTGCCCCACAGAGAGTACCAGtggcctctccctctgcccacaACATCAGCAGCTCCACGGCGACGGACCGTACCAACTTCCCCAGAGGGGTGGCCAGCAGGAGTACCTTCCATGCTGGGCAACAGAGAGCGACCCGGGACCAGCATGCATCAGCCTACAACGGCCCCCctgcgtctccctccctctcccatggCAACAGCCAGGCTAGACGACCTGGGGCGTCTGGTATATTCAGCAAGTTCACCTCCAAATTCGTACGCAG AAATCTCTCATTCAGATTCCCCAGAAG GAGCCCGTATGAGGGAGAGGGTCAAGATGAGGTCTGCAG ACCCATGCTGACCACCGcggagaagctggagaaggGCAACCTGGGCTCGGCTGGCGACGAGAACAAGGACTCCCTGTCGTCAGCCTCCACCGTGGCCGCGCCCAACCAGGCCTCCAAGGACACCAAGCCCCGCTCGCTCCGCTTCACCTGGAGCATGAAGACCACGTCCTCCATGGAGCCCGGAGAGATGATGAAGGAGATCCGGAAGGTTCTGGACTCCAACAGCTGCGAGTTTGAGCTCCGCGAGCGCTACATGCTGCTGTGCGTGAGCGGAAACCCCGCCCGGGATGACTTCGTCCagtgggagatggaggtgtGCAAGCTGCCGCGCCTGTCGCTGAACGGCGTGCGCTTCAAGAGGATCTCGGGGACGTCCATCGCCTTCAAGAACATCGCCTCTAAAGTTGCCAACGAGCTCAAACTGTGA
- the mark2a gene encoding serine/threonine-protein kinase MARK2 isoform X5, giving the protein MSTRAPTLTIEHSSNQSHTDSKAGRRPSMPRCRNSVATTADDQPHIGNYRLLKTIGKGNFAKVKLARHVLTGKEVAVKIIDKTQLNSSSLQKLFREVRIMKLLNHPNIVKLFEVIETEKTLYLIMEYASGGEVFDYLVAHGRMKEKEARAKFRQIVSAVQYCHQKCIVHRDLKAENLLLDADMNIKIADFGFSNEFTLGNKLDTFCGSPPYAAPELFQGKKYDGPEVDVWSLGVILYTLVSGSLPFDGQNLKELRERVLRGKYRIPFYMSTDCENLLKKFLILNPTKRGSLEQQIMKDRWMNVGQEEEELKPYVEPQPDYKDPKRTDIMLQMGYSQEEIQDSLVNQKYNDVMATYLLLDYRNSELDECINTSIKPRPGSDMTNSNTHSPSHKVQRSTSSNQKPRRATDAGSSASKRAQGDSKNTVEDYARKGSSASTKVPASPLSSVDRKRGTPTPSTNSILSTGTSRSRNSPVPERDTLGVQNGKDSFNTPGSRASTASAAAVLTSSSSRPRHQKSLSTSAHPSPPDLHAHRPSTAPQRVPVASPSAHNISSSTATDRTNFPRGVASRSTFHAGQQRATRDQHASAYNGPPASPSLSHGNSQARRPGASGIFSKFTSKFVRRNLSFRFPRRSPYEGEGQDEVCRPMLTTAEKLEKGNLGSAGDENKDSLSSASTVAAPNQASKDTKPRSLRFTWSMKTTSSMEPGEMMKEIRKVLDSNSCEFELRERYMLLCVSGNPARDDFVQWEMEVCKLPRLSLNGVRFKRISGTSIAFKNIASKVANELKL; this is encoded by the exons TCTCACACCGACTCCAAGGCGGGCAGGCGGCCCAGCATGCCGCGATGCCGCAACTCGGTTGCCACGACGGCCGACGACCAGCCTCACATCGGCAACTACCGTCTTCTGAAGACCATCGGCAAGGGCAACTTCGCCAAGGTGAAGCTGGCTCGCCACGTCCTCACGgggaaagag gtGGCGGTGAAAATCATAGACAAAACTCAGTTGAACTCCTCCAGTCTTCAGAAG ctgtttCGAGAAGTCAGGATCATGAAGTTGCTGAATCACCCGAATATTG TTAAGTTATTTGAAGTCATTGAGACAGAGAAGACACTCTACTTGATCATGGAGTACGCCAGCGGAG GTGAGGTGTTCGATTACCTGGTGGCTCACGgcagaatgaaagagaaagaagctCGAGCCAAATTCAGACAG ATTGTGTCAGCGGTGCAGTACTGTCACCAAAAGTGCATTGTTCACAGAGACCTAAAG GCAGAGAACTTGCTTCTGGATGCTGACATGAACATCAAGATAGCAGACTTCGGCTTCAGCAACGAGTTCACCCTGGGGAACAAGCTGGACACCTTCTGTGGCTCCCCCCCCTACGCCGCACCGGAGCTCTTCCAG ggTAAGAAGTATGACGGGCCCGAGGTGGATGTGTGGAGCCTGGGGGTCATCCTCTACACGCTGGTCAGCGGCTCGCTGCCCTTCGATGGGCAGAACCTTAAG gagcTGCGTGAGCGAGTGTTGCGGGGGAAGTACAGGATCCCCTTCTACATGTCCACGGACTGCGAGAACCTGCTCAAGAAGTTCCTCATCCTGAACCCGACCAAGCGAGGCAGCCTGGAG CAGCAGATCATGAAGGACCGCTGGATGAACgtgggccaggaggaggaggagctgaagcccTACGTGGAGCCCCAGCCCGACTACAAGGACCCCAAGAGGACAG ATATCATGCTTCAGATGGGATATTCTCAAGAAGAGATCCAGGACTCTCTCGTCAACCAAAAATACAACGACGTCATGGCAACATACTTGTTACTGGACTACAGAAACTCAGAG ctggaCGAGTGCATCAACACGTCTATCAAGCCACGCCCAGGAAGTGACATGACgaacagcaacacacactccccttcTCACAAGGTACAGCGAAGCACCTCGTCCAATCAGAAGCCCAGGAGAGCAACAGATGCGG GATCATCTGCCTCCAAGCGCGCTCAGGGGGACAGTAAGAACACGGTGGAGGACTACGCCAGGAAGGGCTCGTCCGCCTCCACCAAGGTCCCCGCCAGCCCGCTCTCCTCGGTGGACAGGAAGAGGGGCACCCCGACCCCTTCCACT AACAGCATCCTGTCCACCGGGACGAGTCGCAGCCGCAACTCCCCTGTCCCGGAGAGGGACACCCTGGGCGTCCAGAACGGCAAGGACAG cTTCAACACTCCAGGGTCTCGGGCCTCCACAGCCTCCGCTGCTGCcgtcctcacttcctcctcctcccgcccccgACATCAAAAATCCCTGTCCACCTccgcccaccccagccccccagaccTGCACGCACACCGTCCCAG CACTGCCCCACAGAGAGTACCAGtggcctctccctctgcccacaACATCAGCAGCTCCACGGCGACGGACCGTACCAACTTCCCCAGAGGGGTGGCCAGCAGGAGTACCTTCCATGCTGGGCAACAGAGAGCGACCCGGGACCAGCATGCATCAGCCTACAACGGCCCCCctgcgtctccctccctctcccatggCAACAGCCAGGCTAGACGACCTGGGGCGTCTGGTATATTCAGCAAGTTCACCTCCAAATTCGTACGCAG AAATCTCTCATTCAGATTCCCCAGAAG GAGCCCGTATGAGGGAGAGGGTCAAGATGAGGTCTGCAG ACCCATGCTGACCACCGcggagaagctggagaaggGCAACCTGGGCTCGGCTGGCGACGAGAACAAGGACTCCCTGTCGTCAGCCTCCACCGTGGCCGCGCCCAACCAGGCCTCCAAGGACACCAAGCCCCGCTCGCTCCGCTTCACCTGGAGCATGAAGACCACGTCCTCCATGGAGCCCGGAGAGATGATGAAGGAGATCCGGAAGGTTCTGGACTCCAACAGCTGCGAGTTTGAGCTCCGCGAGCGCTACATGCTGCTGTGCGTGAGCGGAAACCCCGCCCGGGATGACTTCGTCCagtgggagatggaggtgtGCAAGCTGCCGCGCCTGTCGCTGAACGGCGTGCGCTTCAAGAGGATCTCGGGGACGTCCATCGCCTTCAAGAACATCGCCTCTAAAGTTGCCAACGAGCTCAAACTGTGA
- the mark2a gene encoding serine/threonine-protein kinase MARK2 isoform X10, protein MSTRAPTLTIEHSSNQSHTDSKAGRRPSMPRCRNSVATTADDQPHIGNYRLLKTIGKGNFAKVKLARHVLTGKEVAVKIIDKTQLNSSSLQKLFREVRIMKLLNHPNIVKLFEVIETEKTLYLIMEYASGGEVFDYLVAHGRMKEKEARAKFRQIVSAVQYCHQKCIVHRDLKAENLLLDADMNIKIADFGFSNEFTLGNKLDTFCGSPPYAAPELFQGKKYDGPEVDVWSLGVILYTLVSGSLPFDGQNLKELRERVLRGKYRIPFYMSTDCENLLKKFLILNPTKRGSLEQQIMKDRWMNVGQEEEELKPYVEPQPDYKDPKRTGQHPDQRAGGWKRDIMLQMGYSQEEIQDSLVNQKYNDVMATYLLLDYRNSELDECINTSIKPRPGSDMTNSNTHSPSHKVQRSTSSNQKPRRATDAGSSASKRAQGDSKNTVEDYARKGSSASTKVPASPLSSVDRKRGTPTPSTNSILSTGTSRSRNSPVPERDTLGVQNGKDSSSTATDRTNFPRGVASRSTFHAGQQRATRDQHASAYNGPPASPSLSHGNSQARRPGASGIFSKFTSKFVRRNLSFRFPRRSPYEGEGQDEVCRPMLTTAEKLEKGNLGSAGDENKDSLSSASTVAAPNQASKDTKPRSLRFTWSMKTTSSMEPGEMMKEIRKVLDSNSCEFELRERYMLLCVSGNPARDDFVQWEMEVCKLPRLSLNGVRFKRISGTSIAFKNIASKVANELKL, encoded by the exons TCTCACACCGACTCCAAGGCGGGCAGGCGGCCCAGCATGCCGCGATGCCGCAACTCGGTTGCCACGACGGCCGACGACCAGCCTCACATCGGCAACTACCGTCTTCTGAAGACCATCGGCAAGGGCAACTTCGCCAAGGTGAAGCTGGCTCGCCACGTCCTCACGgggaaagag gtGGCGGTGAAAATCATAGACAAAACTCAGTTGAACTCCTCCAGTCTTCAGAAG ctgtttCGAGAAGTCAGGATCATGAAGTTGCTGAATCACCCGAATATTG TTAAGTTATTTGAAGTCATTGAGACAGAGAAGACACTCTACTTGATCATGGAGTACGCCAGCGGAG GTGAGGTGTTCGATTACCTGGTGGCTCACGgcagaatgaaagagaaagaagctCGAGCCAAATTCAGACAG ATTGTGTCAGCGGTGCAGTACTGTCACCAAAAGTGCATTGTTCACAGAGACCTAAAG GCAGAGAACTTGCTTCTGGATGCTGACATGAACATCAAGATAGCAGACTTCGGCTTCAGCAACGAGTTCACCCTGGGGAACAAGCTGGACACCTTCTGTGGCTCCCCCCCCTACGCCGCACCGGAGCTCTTCCAG ggTAAGAAGTATGACGGGCCCGAGGTGGATGTGTGGAGCCTGGGGGTCATCCTCTACACGCTGGTCAGCGGCTCGCTGCCCTTCGATGGGCAGAACCTTAAG gagcTGCGTGAGCGAGTGTTGCGGGGGAAGTACAGGATCCCCTTCTACATGTCCACGGACTGCGAGAACCTGCTCAAGAAGTTCCTCATCCTGAACCCGACCAAGCGAGGCAGCCTGGAG CAGCAGATCATGAAGGACCGCTGGATGAACgtgggccaggaggaggaggagctgaagcccTACGTGGAGCCCCAGCCCGACTACAAGGACCCCAAGAGGACAGGTCAGCACCCCGACCAGCGAGcaggggggtggaagagag ATATCATGCTTCAGATGGGATATTCTCAAGAAGAGATCCAGGACTCTCTCGTCAACCAAAAATACAACGACGTCATGGCAACATACTTGTTACTGGACTACAGAAACTCAGAG ctggaCGAGTGCATCAACACGTCTATCAAGCCACGCCCAGGAAGTGACATGACgaacagcaacacacactccccttcTCACAAGGTACAGCGAAGCACCTCGTCCAATCAGAAGCCCAGGAGAGCAACAGATGCGG GATCATCTGCCTCCAAGCGCGCTCAGGGGGACAGTAAGAACACGGTGGAGGACTACGCCAGGAAGGGCTCGTCCGCCTCCACCAAGGTCCCCGCCAGCCCGCTCTCCTCGGTGGACAGGAAGAGGGGCACCCCGACCCCTTCCACT AACAGCATCCTGTCCACCGGGACGAGTCGCAGCCGCAACTCCCCTGTCCCGGAGAGGGACACCCTGGGCGTCCAGAACGGCAAGGACAG CAGCTCCACGGCGACGGACCGTACCAACTTCCCCAGAGGGGTGGCCAGCAGGAGTACCTTCCATGCTGGGCAACAGAGAGCGACCCGGGACCAGCATGCATCAGCCTACAACGGCCCCCctgcgtctccctccctctcccatggCAACAGCCAGGCTAGACGACCTGGGGCGTCTGGTATATTCAGCAAGTTCACCTCCAAATTCGTACGCAG AAATCTCTCATTCAGATTCCCCAGAAG GAGCCCGTATGAGGGAGAGGGTCAAGATGAGGTCTGCAG ACCCATGCTGACCACCGcggagaagctggagaaggGCAACCTGGGCTCGGCTGGCGACGAGAACAAGGACTCCCTGTCGTCAGCCTCCACCGTGGCCGCGCCCAACCAGGCCTCCAAGGACACCAAGCCCCGCTCGCTCCGCTTCACCTGGAGCATGAAGACCACGTCCTCCATGGAGCCCGGAGAGATGATGAAGGAGATCCGGAAGGTTCTGGACTCCAACAGCTGCGAGTTTGAGCTCCGCGAGCGCTACATGCTGCTGTGCGTGAGCGGAAACCCCGCCCGGGATGACTTCGTCCagtgggagatggaggtgtGCAAGCTGCCGCGCCTGTCGCTGAACGGCGTGCGCTTCAAGAGGATCTCGGGGACGTCCATCGCCTTCAAGAACATCGCCTCTAAAGTTGCCAACGAGCTCAAACTGTGA
- the mark2a gene encoding serine/threonine-protein kinase MARK2 isoform X11, whose product MSTRAPTLTIEHSSNQSHTDSKAGRRPSMPRCRNSVATTADDQPHIGNYRLLKTIGKGNFAKVKLARHVLTGKEVAVKIIDKTQLNSSSLQKLFREVRIMKLLNHPNIVKLFEVIETEKTLYLIMEYASGGEVFDYLVAHGRMKEKEARAKFRQIVSAVQYCHQKCIVHRDLKAENLLLDADMNIKIADFGFSNEFTLGNKLDTFCGSPPYAAPELFQGKKYDGPEVDVWSLGVILYTLVSGSLPFDGQNLKELRERVLRGKYRIPFYMSTDCENLLKKFLILNPTKRGSLEQIMKDRWMNVGQEEEELKPYVEPQPDYKDPKRTDIMLQMGYSQEEIQDSLVNQKYNDVMATYLLLDYRNSELDECINTSIKPRPGSDMTNSNTHSPSHKVQRSTSSNQKPRRATDAGSSASKRAQGDSKNTVEDYARKGSSASTKVPASPLSSVDRKRGTPTPSTNSILSTGTSRSRNSPVPERDTLGVQNGKDSTAPQRVPVASPSAHNISSSTATDRTNFPRGVASRSTFHAGQQRATRDQHASAYNGPPASPSLSHGNSQARRPGASGIFSKFTSKFVRRNLSFRFPRRSPYEGEGQDEVCRPMLTTAEKLEKGNLGSAGDENKDSLSSASTVAAPNQASKDTKPRSLRFTWSMKTTSSMEPGEMMKEIRKVLDSNSCEFELRERYMLLCVSGNPARDDFVQWEMEVCKLPRLSLNGVRFKRISGTSIAFKNIASKVANELKL is encoded by the exons TCTCACACCGACTCCAAGGCGGGCAGGCGGCCCAGCATGCCGCGATGCCGCAACTCGGTTGCCACGACGGCCGACGACCAGCCTCACATCGGCAACTACCGTCTTCTGAAGACCATCGGCAAGGGCAACTTCGCCAAGGTGAAGCTGGCTCGCCACGTCCTCACGgggaaagag gtGGCGGTGAAAATCATAGACAAAACTCAGTTGAACTCCTCCAGTCTTCAGAAG ctgtttCGAGAAGTCAGGATCATGAAGTTGCTGAATCACCCGAATATTG TTAAGTTATTTGAAGTCATTGAGACAGAGAAGACACTCTACTTGATCATGGAGTACGCCAGCGGAG GTGAGGTGTTCGATTACCTGGTGGCTCACGgcagaatgaaagagaaagaagctCGAGCCAAATTCAGACAG ATTGTGTCAGCGGTGCAGTACTGTCACCAAAAGTGCATTGTTCACAGAGACCTAAAG GCAGAGAACTTGCTTCTGGATGCTGACATGAACATCAAGATAGCAGACTTCGGCTTCAGCAACGAGTTCACCCTGGGGAACAAGCTGGACACCTTCTGTGGCTCCCCCCCCTACGCCGCACCGGAGCTCTTCCAG ggTAAGAAGTATGACGGGCCCGAGGTGGATGTGTGGAGCCTGGGGGTCATCCTCTACACGCTGGTCAGCGGCTCGCTGCCCTTCGATGGGCAGAACCTTAAG gagcTGCGTGAGCGAGTGTTGCGGGGGAAGTACAGGATCCCCTTCTACATGTCCACGGACTGCGAGAACCTGCTCAAGAAGTTCCTCATCCTGAACCCGACCAAGCGAGGCAGCCTGGAG CAGATCATGAAGGACCGCTGGATGAACgtgggccaggaggaggaggagctgaagcccTACGTGGAGCCCCAGCCCGACTACAAGGACCCCAAGAGGACAG ATATCATGCTTCAGATGGGATATTCTCAAGAAGAGATCCAGGACTCTCTCGTCAACCAAAAATACAACGACGTCATGGCAACATACTTGTTACTGGACTACAGAAACTCAGAG ctggaCGAGTGCATCAACACGTCTATCAAGCCACGCCCAGGAAGTGACATGACgaacagcaacacacactccccttcTCACAAGGTACAGCGAAGCACCTCGTCCAATCAGAAGCCCAGGAGAGCAACAGATGCGG GATCATCTGCCTCCAAGCGCGCTCAGGGGGACAGTAAGAACACGGTGGAGGACTACGCCAGGAAGGGCTCGTCCGCCTCCACCAAGGTCCCCGCCAGCCCGCTCTCCTCGGTGGACAGGAAGAGGGGCACCCCGACCCCTTCCACT AACAGCATCCTGTCCACCGGGACGAGTCGCAGCCGCAACTCCCCTGTCCCGGAGAGGGACACCCTGGGCGTCCAGAACGGCAAGGACAG CACTGCCCCACAGAGAGTACCAGtggcctctccctctgcccacaACATCAGCAGCTCCACGGCGACGGACCGTACCAACTTCCCCAGAGGGGTGGCCAGCAGGAGTACCTTCCATGCTGGGCAACAGAGAGCGACCCGGGACCAGCATGCATCAGCCTACAACGGCCCCCctgcgtctccctccctctcccatggCAACAGCCAGGCTAGACGACCTGGGGCGTCTGGTATATTCAGCAAGTTCACCTCCAAATTCGTACGCAG AAATCTCTCATTCAGATTCCCCAGAAG GAGCCCGTATGAGGGAGAGGGTCAAGATGAGGTCTGCAG ACCCATGCTGACCACCGcggagaagctggagaaggGCAACCTGGGCTCGGCTGGCGACGAGAACAAGGACTCCCTGTCGTCAGCCTCCACCGTGGCCGCGCCCAACCAGGCCTCCAAGGACACCAAGCCCCGCTCGCTCCGCTTCACCTGGAGCATGAAGACCACGTCCTCCATGGAGCCCGGAGAGATGATGAAGGAGATCCGGAAGGTTCTGGACTCCAACAGCTGCGAGTTTGAGCTCCGCGAGCGCTACATGCTGCTGTGCGTGAGCGGAAACCCCGCCCGGGATGACTTCGTCCagtgggagatggaggtgtGCAAGCTGCCGCGCCTGTCGCTGAACGGCGTGCGCTTCAAGAGGATCTCGGGGACGTCCATCGCCTTCAAGAACATCGCCTCTAAAGTTGCCAACGAGCTCAAACTGTGA